From one Streptomyces mobaraensis genomic stretch:
- a CDS encoding N-acetylglucosamine kinase, producing MELTSRRRPVRGPAPVLAVDSGGSGVRIAVSPAYGDGPALTWSSPEPVPVGDRGVDARVLLDRILPAARELLCRAGAERFAACCVGAAGMVTLGTDLRAVLPGALRAELGVRRLALASDSVTAYAGALGQRPGVVVAAGTGLVALGTGLAPDGGWRRSDGWGHLLGDCGGGAWIGRAGLEAALRAYDGRAGGSEPLLGRLEAVFGPAPDLPGALYPRPDRAAVLASFAPEVGRCAAVCPVAAEILRTAARHIAEAAAAACPPAGGDGRTDAGGAGTVGAGASHGPDGRGNPNGSDDPDGRGERADGAGPRAPVMALTGGLAGIGPPLLLPLRQELRKQLPAVRQVTAAGSPLDGASRIAAALVTGRLLLPVDGSLLDVADGAPSAASPGHTFG from the coding sequence ATGGAACTGACGTCGCGTCGGCGCCCGGTGCGGGGCCCCGCTCCCGTGCTGGCGGTCGACTCCGGGGGCTCGGGCGTCCGGATCGCCGTCTCCCCCGCGTACGGCGACGGGCCGGCGCTCACCTGGTCCTCCCCCGAGCCGGTGCCCGTCGGCGACCGGGGTGTCGACGCGCGGGTCCTGCTCGACCGGATCCTGCCCGCCGCCCGGGAGTTGCTGTGCCGGGCCGGGGCCGAGCGCTTCGCGGCCTGCTGCGTGGGCGCGGCGGGCATGGTGACGCTCGGCACCGACCTGCGGGCCGTCCTGCCGGGCGCGCTCCGCGCCGAACTCGGCGTACGGCGGCTCGCGCTGGCCTCCGACTCCGTGACGGCGTACGCCGGGGCCCTCGGCCAGCGTCCGGGCGTGGTCGTCGCCGCCGGGACGGGCCTGGTCGCGCTCGGCACCGGGCTCGCCCCGGACGGCGGCTGGCGGCGCTCGGACGGCTGGGGTCACCTGCTCGGCGACTGCGGGGGCGGCGCCTGGATCGGCCGGGCCGGGCTGGAGGCGGCGCTGCGGGCGTACGACGGGCGCGCCGGCGGTTCGGAGCCGCTGCTCGGCCGGCTGGAGGCGGTGTTCGGCCCGGCGCCGGACCTGCCGGGGGCGCTCTATCCCCGGCCGGACCGGGCGGCCGTGCTGGCCTCCTTCGCCCCGGAGGTCGGCCGCTGCGCGGCGGTGTGCCCGGTGGCGGCGGAGATCCTGCGGACGGCGGCCCGGCACATCGCCGAGGCCGCCGCCGCGGCCTGCCCTCCGGCGGGCGGGGACGGGCGGACGGACGCCGGAGGCGCCGGGACGGTCGGGGCGGGTGCCTCCCACGGCCCGGACGGCCGGGGGAACCCGAACGGCTCGGACGACCCGGACGGCCGGGGCGAACGGGCGGACGGGGCAGGGCCGCGCGCGCCCGTCATGGCGCTCACCGGAGGGCTGGCCGGAATCGGCCCCCCGCTGCTGCTGCCACTCCGTCAGGAGTTGCGAAAGCAACTTCCGGCAGTCCGTCAGGTGACCGCCGCGGGATCGCCCCTGGACGGCGCGTCCCGTATCGCCGCCGCCCTGGTGACGGGCCGTCTGCTGCTGCCGGTGGACGGATCGCTGCTGGACGTCGCGGACGGCGCGCCGTCCGCCGCGTCACCCGGACACACCTTCGGGTGA